A stretch of the Desulforamulus ferrireducens genome encodes the following:
- a CDS encoding peptidylprolyl isomerase translates to MKKIITLGVTLLLVLALLSGCANNKTNVVATVNGEDISEAELDKRVNFTIESYKLQGFDLTAKENSALLEQLRQSELEKLIQETLLLQEAKKQKVTPSNEEIDNNIKQVKETYGTDEDFKKALEQFKLTEDDFRELVATELATKNLYDKVTADVKAPTEEEIAKFYEEHKTIEPIGTPERLEVKHMLFAVDSTRPEIPKRTDKEALEAAKLALAEVTQKGRDFAAVARELSDDLGTRENGGSYTIDKGAGTTDPAFEKAAVALQPGEITKEPVKSAYGYHLIKLEKITPATQRPLAEVKDMIIAQLEGEAKQAKFSQFLADLQKNAKIENKIAPKTGDSSKK, encoded by the coding sequence GTGAAAAAGATTATTACCCTGGGAGTGACCCTGCTTCTTGTCTTGGCCCTTTTGAGCGGATGTGCCAATAATAAGACCAATGTTGTGGCTACCGTCAACGGTGAGGATATATCCGAAGCAGAACTGGACAAGCGTGTAAACTTCACCATAGAAAGCTATAAACTGCAAGGATTTGATTTAACCGCCAAGGAAAACAGCGCTCTGCTTGAGCAGCTTCGGCAAAGTGAGTTGGAAAAATTAATCCAGGAAACCCTGCTCCTGCAAGAAGCCAAAAAACAAAAGGTAACCCCATCCAACGAAGAAATAGACAATAATATCAAACAAGTAAAAGAGACCTATGGTACAGATGAAGATTTCAAGAAGGCCTTAGAGCAGTTTAAACTAACCGAAGATGATTTTCGGGAATTAGTTGCCACAGAGTTAGCCACCAAAAATCTCTACGATAAGGTTACTGCCGATGTAAAAGCACCTACCGAAGAGGAAATTGCTAAGTTCTACGAAGAGCATAAAACAATCGAACCCATTGGTACCCCTGAACGCCTGGAAGTAAAACATATGCTCTTTGCCGTGGATAGCACACGGCCCGAGATTCCTAAACGCACCGACAAGGAAGCCCTGGAAGCTGCCAAGTTAGCTTTGGCCGAAGTAACCCAAAAGGGTCGTGACTTTGCAGCTGTGGCCAGGGAATTATCCGATGATTTGGGTACCAGGGAAAATGGTGGCAGCTACACCATAGATAAAGGCGCCGGTACCACCGATCCTGCCTTTGAGAAGGCTGCCGTAGCCCTGCAACCTGGTGAGATTACCAAGGAACCTGTCAAAAGTGCCTATGGCTATCATTTAATAAAATTAGAGAAAATTACCCCGGCCACCCAAAGACCCTTGGCAGAAGTAAAAGACATGATTATCGCCCAATTAGAGGGTGAAGCAAAACAAGCCAAATTTTCCCAATTCCTTGCGGATTTACAAAAAAATGCTAAGATAGAGAACAAAATAGCCCCAAAAACAGGGGATTCGTCAAAAAAATAG
- the spoVT gene encoding stage V sporulation protein T, translating into MKATGIVRRIDDLGRVVIPKEIRRTLRIREGDPLEIFVDREGEVILKKYSPIGELGDFAKEYADSLYEALGHIACIADRDTIIAVAGAPKKEFINKPIGPNVEKVMEDRKAVVINNPGNDPHCKECGITEDGECKYSSEVIAPIISEGDPIGAVILASKDPDMKMGEMELKLAETAAGFLAKQMEQ; encoded by the coding sequence ATGAAAGCAACGGGTATTGTTCGTCGTATTGACGATTTAGGTCGAGTTGTAATACCAAAGGAAATTAGAAGAACCTTGAGAATCCGTGAAGGCGACCCCCTAGAGATATTTGTTGACAGGGAAGGTGAGGTCATTCTCAAAAAATACTCACCTATCGGCGAGTTGGGTGATTTTGCCAAGGAATATGCCGATTCGTTATATGAAGCCCTTGGACACATAGCTTGCATTGCAGACCGGGATACCATTATTGCCGTGGCTGGGGCTCCGAAAAAAGAATTTATTAACAAGCCCATTGGCCCCAATGTAGAAAAAGTTATGGAAGACCGCAAGGCCGTTGTTATTAACAACCCTGGTAACGACCCCCACTGTAAGGAATGTGGTATTACAGAGGACGGCGAATGTAAATATTCTTCAGAGGTCATTGCTCCGATTATTTCTGAAGGCGACCCCATTGGTGCAGTTATCCTAGCCTCCAAGGACCCAGATATGAAGATGGGGGAAATGGAACTTAAGCTGGCCGAAACAGCCGCTGGTTTTCTCGCTAAACAAATGGAACAATAA